Proteins from a genomic interval of Zingiber officinale cultivar Zhangliang chromosome 1B, Zo_v1.1, whole genome shotgun sequence:
- the LOC122042900 gene encoding phosphatidylinositol 3,4,5-trisphosphate 3-phosphatase and protein-tyrosine-phosphatase PTEN2A-like: MELQDSKKHDSSSQTDNISNTSNHDSTKPNATLREIPSILSTGISSWAQALRGLQGSHQGDSQSGNEGKSTLQRITSGFGSLLPSNLSSKEESVENNTTVMQSGVFEVLTKGLVDSSRTAMKTVQVKARQIASQNKKRYQEGEFDLDLTYITEKIIAMGFPSGYISSGFLGLFEFIIGFYRNHMEEVIKFLETHHKGKYKVYNLCSERLYDASLFEGKVACFPIDEHNCPSIQLIASFCESAKSWLEQDVHNVVIVHSKAGVARTGLMISSLLLYLKIFPAADESIDYFNKERCLDSKGLIIPSQIRYVRYFGYNLTYSNGDISPGRRCMLKGFRLHNCPYWIRPSIIVSQQNGVLFSTKKHPKTKDLMPEHFWFKSKQKGIMIFALPREPGLTELAGDFKIYFQDRQGDFYCWLNTSMIENRVTLNTTELDDFEKRKVASPGFQVEIVMVDYDSSKSQNQDNRKSDVSVATEKAKQDRSMKSRRKKDSNDDVFSDSDTEDSRSPNQVSPQPFSNNGENATFDRPTTNVPTEGTASIAITAEQISCNDEKVETRIVDGETKEGTSSRKLAEAATSNSTSVSEFKAIAADASVFSFGDDEDYESE, encoded by the exons ATGGAATTGCAAGATTCCAAAAAACATGATTCTTCTTCACAAACTGATAACATCTCCAATACAAGTAACCATGATTCTACTAAACCGAATGCAACTCTGAGAGAGATACCATCAATACTGTCAACTGGAATATCTTCATGGGCACAGGCTCTCAGAGGTTTACAAGGATCTCATCAAGGAGATTCACAATCAGGAAATGAAGGAAAGTCAACTTTGCAACGAATcactagtggatttggatcaCTTCTGCCTTCAAACTTATCTTCAAAAGAGGAAAGTGTTGAGAACAATACAACAGTTATGCAATCTGGTGTTTTTGAGGTTTTGACAAAAGGTTTAGTAGACTCTTCTAGAACTGCAATGAAAACTGTCCAAGTCAAGGCTCGCCAAATTGCTTCACAAAACAAAAAGCGATATCAG GAAGGTGAATTTGATCTAGATCTTACATATATTACAGAGAAAATCATAGCTATGGGCTTCCCTTCTGGCTACATAAGCTCTGGATTTCTTGGCCTTTTTGAGTTTATTATA GGATTCTACAGAAATCATATGGAAGAAGTGATTAAGTTCCTTGAAACACACCACAAG GGGAAGTACAAAGTTTATAATCTTTGCTCTGAGAGGTTGTATGATGCATCCTTATTTGAGGGGAAG GTTGCCTGTTTCCCCATTGATGAACATAACTGCCCATCAATCCAACTAATAGCATCATTTTGTGAAAGTGCCAAGTCATGGTTAGAGCAGGATGTGCATAATGTGGTTATTGTTCACTCCAAAGCTGGTGTTGCAAGGACTGGACTGATGATTTCTAGCCTTCTACTGTACTTAAAA ATCTTTCCAGCTGCTGATGAGTCCATTGATTACTTCAACAAAGAAAGATGTCTGGACTCAAAGGGGCTTATCATCCCAAGTCAAATT AGGTACGTCAGATACTTTGGATACAATCTTACATATTCTAATGGTGACATTTCACCAGGGCGTAG GTGCATGCTTAAGGGCTTTCGCCTTCATAATTGCCCATATTGGATCAGGCCTTCGATTATTGTTAGCCAACAAAATG GAGTTCTCTTCTCAACAAAAAAGCACCCCAAGACTAAAGACTTGATG CCAGAGCATTTTTGGTTCAAGTCAAAACAAAAGGGCATCATGATTTTTGCTTTACCGCGAGAGCCTGGTCTTACAGAGTTAGCTGGTGATTTCAAAATATATTTCCAAGACCGCCAAGGGGATTTTTACTG TTGGTTGAACACATCAATGATAGAGAACAGAGTTACATTGAACACGACTGAGCTTGATGATTTTGAAAAG AGAAAAGTAGCTTCACCTGGATTTCAAGTTGAGATTGTGATGGTAGACTATGATTCATCCAAGTCTCAAAATCAAGATAACAGAAAATCTGATGTCAGTGTGGCCACTGAAAAAGCAAAACAAGACAGAAGCATGAAATCGCGCAGGAAAAAGGACAGCAATGACGATGTGTTCTCAGACAGCGATACAGAAGACAGCAGATCTCCTAATCAAGTCAGTCCTCAGCCTTTTAGCAATAATGGAGAAAATGCCACTTTTGATAGACCAACAACCAATGTTCCAACTGAAGGAACTGCAAGCATAGCCATTACCGCAGAGCAGATTTCTTGCAATGATGAAAAGGTAGAAACCCGAATTGTCGATGGAGAGACAAAGGAAGGAACAAGTAGCCGCAAGTTGGCAGAAGCGGCCACTTCAAATTCAACATCTGTGAGTGAGTTCAAGGCAATCGCAGCTGATGCATCTGTCTTTTCCTTTGGTGATGACGAAGACTACGAAAGTGAATAG
- the LOC122005180 gene encoding glutathione S-transferase U8-like, whose translation MAEAEQVKVLRFWASPWSFRVELALKLKGVPHEKVEEDLANKSPLLLASNPIHKKIPVLLHNGKAIPESLIILEYIDETWTDNPILPKAPHERGMARFWSRFIDDKCVGACWMSCWTEGETQQMFMEQARACLRILDDELGGRRFFGGESIGLVDISASFFALWLGVLQEVAGISLINGEEFPNLCRWIEGFVASDVVTECLPPRDKLLAVFQSKKQAILATKSMVY comes from the exons ATGGCTGAGGCTGAGCAAGTGAAGGTGCTAAGGTTCTGGGCAAGCCCCTGGAGCTTCAGAGTGGAGCTTGCTCTGAAGCTGAAGGGGGTACCCCACGAGAAGGTGGAGGAAGACCTCGCCAACAAGAGCCCTTTGCTCCTCGCCTCCAACCCGATCCACAAGAAGATCCCTGTCCTCCTCCACAACGGCAAAGCCATCCCTGAGTCACTGATCATCCTCGAGTACATTGACGAAACTTGGACAGACAACCCGATCCTGCCCAAGGCTCCCCATGAGAGAGGCATGGCCAGGTTCTGGTCAAGGTTCATAGACGATAAG TGCGTAGGTGCTTGTTGGATGTCATGCTGGACGGAAGGGGAGACGCAGCAGATGTTTATGGAGCAAGCAAGAGCATGCCTGAGGATCCTTGACGATGAGCTTGGGGGGAGGAGGTTTTTCGGAGGCGAATCGATCGGCCTGGTCGACATTTCTGCCAGTTTCTTTGCTCTGTGGCTTGGTGTGCTTCAGGAAGTGGCAGGCATAAGCTTGATCAATGGCGAGGAGTTTCCCAACTTATGCAGATGGATTGAGGGATTCGTAGCATCTGATGTGGTGACGGAATGCTTGCCTCCAAGAGACAAACTCCTTGCTGTGTTCCAATCCAAGAAGCAAGCAATTCTAGCTACTAAGTCTATGGTTTATTGA
- the LOC121982529 gene encoding myb-related protein 2-like isoform X2, whose translation MYHQGHNNILSSRTTFPPERHLSLQQGGSISNESGLVLSTDAKPRLKWTPELHDRFIEAVNQLGGADKATPKTVMRLMGIPGLTLYHLKSHLQKYRLSKNLQAQANMGSIKSVVVCKLAAERTNESNNISAMTKTNIDPQPNKPIQINEALQIQIEVQRRLQEQLEKHLQLRIEAQGKYLQSVLEKAQETLGKQNLGTPGLEAAKVQLSELVSKVSNECFSNPFPGFEDITHLNNNLPEYQVQLADCSVDSCLTSSQESQKNQNINNLHRGLRNYNGSLLLCREKVHDGTRLENTKPAWFYSSEQKPFSSSILGDSERTPLSACNFKVHPLSSEAQIGGPISQAWHKERSDGAMFLENAHNRKHAEQQSREKESSSFGKAISFGISSHAAQLDLNADEDNEGATNSKFDLNGFSWT comes from the exons ATGTATCATCAAGGCCACAACAACATCCTCTCTTCTAGGACAACATTTCCTCCAGAGAGGCATTTGTCATTGCAACAAGGGGGAAGCATTTCGAATGAGTCGGGGCTAGTTCTATCAACTGATGCAAAGCCAAGGCTGAAGTGGACACCTGAACTCCATGACAGATTCATAGAAGCAGTTAATCAACTAGGCGGCGCAGACA AGGCGACACCAAAAACAGTCATGAGACTCATGGGCATTCCTGGACTAACATTGTATCACCTGAAAAGCCATCTTCAG AAGTACAGACTCAGCAAAAATCTCCAAGCTCAAGCAAACATGGGAAGTATTAAGAGTG TTGTAGTTTGTAAGCTAGCAGCAGAGAGAACAAATGAAAGTAATAATATATCAGCCATGACCAAGACAAATATTGATCCCCAGCCAAATAA GCCTATTCAGATAAATGAAGCACTTCAAATACAAATTGAAGTACAAAGACGGCTACAAGAACAACTAGAG AAGCATTTACAACTTCGAATAGAGGCACAGGGGAAATACTTGCAGTCTGTGCTGGAGAAAGCTCAAGAGACACTTGGGAAGCAGAATTTGGGTACTCCAGGATTGGAAGCTGCTAAAGTTCAACTCTCTGAACTAGTATCCAAAGTCTCGAATGAATGCTTCAGCAATCCATTTCCAGGCTTCGAAGATATTACCCACCTGAATAATAATCTACCAGAGTATCAAGTGCAACTTGCCGACTGTTCAGTAGATAGTTGTCTTACATCTTCTCAAGAATCACAAAAGAATCAAAACATAAATAATCTCCATCGGGGTCTAAGAAATTATAATGGCAGCTTACTGCTTTGTAGAGAAAAAGTGCATGATGGTACTAGGCTTGAGAACACTAAACCTGCATGGTTTTATTCAAGTGAACAGAAGCCTTTTTCCTCATCCATTTTAGGAGATTCTGAAAGGACACCTCTCTCGGCCTGTAACTTCAAGGTGCATCCTTTAAGTTCTGAAGCTCAAATAGGAGGGCCTATTTCACAGGCTTGGCATAAGGAAAGAAGTGATGGAGCCATGTTTCTTGAGAACGCACACAACAGGAAGCATGCAGAACAACAGAGCAGAGAAAAGGAATCAAGTAGTTTCGGTAAGGCAATTAGTTTTGGAATATCTAGTCATGCAGCGCAACTAGACCTCAATGCTGACGAAGATAACGAAGGTGCAACAAATAGCAAATTTGATTTGAATGGTTTCAGTTGGACCTAA
- the LOC121982529 gene encoding myb-related protein 2-like isoform X1, translated as MYHQGHNNILSSRTTFPPERHLSLQQGGSISNESGLVLSTDAKPRLKWTPELHDRFIEAVNQLGGADKATPKTVMRLMGIPGLTLYHLKSHLQKYRLSKNLQAQANMGSIKSVVVCKLAAERTNESNNISAMTKTNIDPQPNKPIQINEALQIQIEVQRRLQEQLEVQKHLQLRIEAQGKYLQSVLEKAQETLGKQNLGTPGLEAAKVQLSELVSKVSNECFSNPFPGFEDITHLNNNLPEYQVQLADCSVDSCLTSSQESQKNQNINNLHRGLRNYNGSLLLCREKVHDGTRLENTKPAWFYSSEQKPFSSSILGDSERTPLSACNFKVHPLSSEAQIGGPISQAWHKERSDGAMFLENAHNRKHAEQQSREKESSSFGKAISFGISSHAAQLDLNADEDNEGATNSKFDLNGFSWT; from the exons ATGTATCATCAAGGCCACAACAACATCCTCTCTTCTAGGACAACATTTCCTCCAGAGAGGCATTTGTCATTGCAACAAGGGGGAAGCATTTCGAATGAGTCGGGGCTAGTTCTATCAACTGATGCAAAGCCAAGGCTGAAGTGGACACCTGAACTCCATGACAGATTCATAGAAGCAGTTAATCAACTAGGCGGCGCAGACA AGGCGACACCAAAAACAGTCATGAGACTCATGGGCATTCCTGGACTAACATTGTATCACCTGAAAAGCCATCTTCAG AAGTACAGACTCAGCAAAAATCTCCAAGCTCAAGCAAACATGGGAAGTATTAAGAGTG TTGTAGTTTGTAAGCTAGCAGCAGAGAGAACAAATGAAAGTAATAATATATCAGCCATGACCAAGACAAATATTGATCCCCAGCCAAATAA GCCTATTCAGATAAATGAAGCACTTCAAATACAAATTGAAGTACAAAGACGGCTACAAGAACAACTAGAG GTTCAGAAGCATTTACAACTTCGAATAGAGGCACAGGGGAAATACTTGCAGTCTGTGCTGGAGAAAGCTCAAGAGACACTTGGGAAGCAGAATTTGGGTACTCCAGGATTGGAAGCTGCTAAAGTTCAACTCTCTGAACTAGTATCCAAAGTCTCGAATGAATGCTTCAGCAATCCATTTCCAGGCTTCGAAGATATTACCCACCTGAATAATAATCTACCAGAGTATCAAGTGCAACTTGCCGACTGTTCAGTAGATAGTTGTCTTACATCTTCTCAAGAATCACAAAAGAATCAAAACATAAATAATCTCCATCGGGGTCTAAGAAATTATAATGGCAGCTTACTGCTTTGTAGAGAAAAAGTGCATGATGGTACTAGGCTTGAGAACACTAAACCTGCATGGTTTTATTCAAGTGAACAGAAGCCTTTTTCCTCATCCATTTTAGGAGATTCTGAAAGGACACCTCTCTCGGCCTGTAACTTCAAGGTGCATCCTTTAAGTTCTGAAGCTCAAATAGGAGGGCCTATTTCACAGGCTTGGCATAAGGAAAGAAGTGATGGAGCCATGTTTCTTGAGAACGCACACAACAGGAAGCATGCAGAACAACAGAGCAGAGAAAAGGAATCAAGTAGTTTCGGTAAGGCAATTAGTTTTGGAATATCTAGTCATGCAGCGCAACTAGACCTCAATGCTGACGAAGATAACGAAGGTGCAACAAATAGCAAATTTGATTTGAATGGTTTCAGTTGGACCTAA
- the LOC121982537 gene encoding cyclic dof factor 2-like, whose translation MGEMVVPDASPTTEPEDGEKDSRKEVKVREVNNAKVIVPDEGDQDVPINSAVVNSKDENNHKESTELGKAVFDSKLVDNNSDAEGSEHEKVLKKPDKLLPCPRCDSMDTKFCYYNNYNFNQPRHFCKNCQRYWTAGGSMRNVPVGAGRRKSKQSVLQHRQIIMPEDGFQSRQLETPDLTHHQILPDRASAPARSLNGEGTILKYGTKLPLCEPMASTPNVSSKLYGDNREGPSCSSSITVPSFLENGLAGKLIPVVQNGTLGYGSGIPPMSQFPCHTLAPWAYPWNLGWTNIAPVLAGGHTPDFVPGPANSNPNAPWSSPTMPPTAAFCPPIPLPSFWGCTYNWPNGAWNLPWLGFNNLICGPPSPINNGFSDYDSPTLGKHSRDASLHVEEKSILIPKTIRIDDPNEAAKSSIWATLGIKPEVGIFKPFRSKSANKGQISDAAQVLQANPAAVSRSQSFQESS comes from the exons ATGGGGGAGATGGTAGTCCCAGATGCTTCTCCGACGACGGAACCCGAAGATGGAGAAAAG GATTCACGCAAAGAAGTAAAAGTTAGGGAAGTCAACAACGCTAAGGTGATTGTCCCTGATGAAGGAGATCAGGATGTTCCAATTAATTCTGCTGTTGTGAACAGCAAGGATGAGAACAACCATAAAGAATCAACTGAACTAGGAAAAGCAGTGTTTGATTCCAAACTTGTGGATAACAATTCTGATGCTGAAGGTTCTGAACATGAGAAGGTCCTCAAGAAGCCAGATAAACTTCTGCCATGTCCTCGCTGTGACAGTATGGATACAAAATTTTGTTACTATAACAACTACAATTTTAATCAACCTAGACACTTCTGTAAGAATTGTCAGAGATATTGGACTGCTGGGGGATCTATGAGGAATGTTCCTGTTGGTGCTGGGAGGCGTAAAAGTAAGCAATCTGTATTGCAGCACCGTCAAATAATAATGCCGGAAGATGGATTCCAATCTCGTCAACTTGAAACCCCTGATTTGACACATCATCAGATTCTTCCTGACAGGGCTTCTGCTCCTGCAAGATCTTTAAATGGAGAAGGAACTATCCTTAAGTATGGAACAAAATTACCTCTTTGTGAGCCCATGGCTTCAACGCCTAATGTGAGCTCTAAGTTATATGGTGACAACAGGGAAGGGCCTTCATGTTCATCATCCATAACCGTCCCAAGTTTTTTAGAAAATGGATTAGCAGGTAAATTGATTCCCGTTGTACAAAATGGTACGCTGGGCTATGGCTCTGGAATTCCACCAATGTCTCAGTTTCCATGTCACACTCTGGCTCCTTGGGCATACCCTTGGAATCTAGGATGGACAAATATTGCTCCAGTGCTGGCTGGTGGACACACGCCAGATTTTGTCCCTGGGCCTGCTAATAGTAATCCAAATGCACCATGGAGTTCCCCAACTATGCCACCAACAGCAGCCTTTTGTCCACCAATTCCTTTGCCTTCCTTCTGGGGATGCACATACAACTGGCCTAATGGAGCATGGAATTTGCCATGGCTTGGGTTCAATAACCTGATTTGTGGACCACCCTCCCCAATCAATAATGGGTTTTCAGATTATGATTCTCCAACCCTAGGGAAGCATTCTAGAGATGCCAGTTTACATGTCGAAGAGAAGTCAATATTGATTCCTAAAACCATTAGGATAGATGATCCAAATGAGGCAGCAAAGAGTTCAATATGGGCCACTCTTGGAATTAAGCCAGAAGTTGGCATTTTCAAACCATTCAGATCCAAGTCTGCAAACAAAGGCCAGATATCAGATGCTGCACAGGTATTGCAGGCAAATCCTGCTGCTGTATCGCGATCTCAGTCCTTTCAGGAAAGCTCATAA